Below is a genomic region from Pectobacterium polaris.
TAGCGCCTGCACGCCAGAGTGCGAAGATAGGTGGCTAAAAAGGAGACTCAAATAGTGTCTGAATTATCTCAACTTTCCCCCCAGCCTCTGTGGGATATTTTCGCTAAGATCTGTTCTATTCCGCACCCTTCTTATCATGAAGAAGCGCTGGCCGAGCACATTCTGGAATGGGCTAAAGAAAAAGGCATCTATACCGAGCGCGATCAGGTCGGCAATATTCTGCTGCGCAAAGCGGCAACCGCAGGTATGGAAAATCGCAAACCTGTCGTGTTGCAGGCGCATCTGGACATGGTGCCGCAGAAAAACAACGACACCGTACACGATTTCACTACCGATCCGATCCAACCTTATGTTGACGGTGAGTGGCTGAAAGCACGCGGCACCACGCTAGGCGCGGATAACGGCATCGGTATGGCTTCTGCGCTGGCGGTGCTGGCCGATCCAAGCGTCGAGCACGGTCCGCTGGAAGTGCTGCTGACCATGACGGAAGAAGCCGGTATGGATGGCGCGTTTGGCCTGCAACCTAACTGGCTTCAGGGCGAAATCCTGATCAATACCGATTCGGAAGAAGAAGGTGAGATCTACATGGGTTGCGCTGGCGGTATTGATTTTATCACCCGCCTGCCGCTGGTGCGCGAACTGCCACCTGCCGGTTACCACACGCTGAAGCTGACGATTAAGGGGCTGAAAGGCGGCCACTCTGGCGGTGACATTCATCTGGGGCTGGGCAACGCCAACAAGCTGCTGGCACGTTTCCTGTTCGAGCAGGCGAAAGCGCTGGATATCCGCATTCTCGATCTGAACGGCGGGACGCTGCGTAACGCGATTCCGCGTGAAGCCTTCGCCACGCTGTCACTGCCTGCCGCTAACGTCGAGCAGTTGAAAGCGCTGAGCCAGGACTATCTGGCCGTGCTGAAAAATGAGCTGTCCGCCGTTGAGAAAAACGTGACCGTGCTGGTGGAAGCCAGCGACAGCAACGAGCACCCGCTGACGCAGGACAGCCGCGATCGCCTGCTGGCACTGCTCAATGCCACGCCAAACGGCGTGATCCGCATGAGCGACGAAGTCAAAGGCGTGGTGGAAACGTCGCTGAACCTCGGCGTTGTTACGATGGAAGACGACCATGCAGAAATTATCTGCCTGATTCGTTCGCTGATCGACAGCGGTAAAGACGCCGTCGTTGGTACGCTGACGGCGCTGGGCCAGTTGGCTGGCGCGAAAACGTCACCGAAAGGTGGCTACCCAGGCTGGCAGCCGGATGCACATTCACCGGTCATGGCGCTGGTACGCGAAACGTATCAGAAGCTGTTCAACAAGACGCCAAACATCATGGTGATTCACGCGGGTCTGGAATGCGGTCTGTTCAAGAAACCGTACCCAGACATGGATATGGTTTCCATCGGGCCGACCATCACCGGGCCACACTCGCCGGATGAGCAAGTGCATATCGGCAGCGTCGATCTGTACTGGAAATTGCTGACAGCGCTGCTGAAAGCGATTCCGCCACGCGCGTAATCACGTAGTCGTAAAAATCAGGGCGGCGTAGAGACGTCGCCCTTTTTTATCCTCAACTCAACAGCCTTATCCCCAATCAAACACTAGCTGTCGCTCAATTTGCGGGTCGAGCAGCGTCACATGTAGCCCAACCAGCCGGACGCCTCTGGATTTACGCCGCTCCTGCCAGGTTTGTTGCGCGATCTTCAACAGATCTTGTTTATTCAGCACCGGCCACACATGCTCCTGCGTCGTTTGCTGAAAATCATCAAATTTGAGTTTGACGCCCTGACGCGCAATATGCAGATCGGGTTTCACCCGTTTCAGGCGGACTTCCAGCTCCTCATAAAGCTCTTCGATCAGGTTTTCACACTGTTCCCAGTCGTGAATATCCTGCGCCAGCGTCTTTTCCACGCCAACCGACTTCCTCAACCGATCGGGTGAAATCCGTCGCTCATCAATCCCCTGACATCGCTCCCACAGCACGCGGCCAAATTTGCCGAACTCTTTAAGCAGATCCGCCAGCGCATACACCCGAACATCCGCGCAGGTGTGCAGGCCACGCTCTTCCAGCCGTTTTGCGGTCACCTTCCCAACGCCAGGGATCTTCTCCAGCGGCAGCGCCAGCAGGAAATCATCCACCTGCTCCGGTGTAATCACATATTGTCCATTCGGCTTATTTAACTCAGAGGCGATCTTCGCCAGAAATTTGATCGGCGCAATCCCCGCCGAGGCGGTCAGATTCAGTTCATCCGCGATGGTTCGACGGATGTCTTCGGCGATGCGCGTCGCCGAACCGTTGCACTGCGGGCTATCGGTGACATCCAGATAGGCTTCATCCAGAGAAAGGGGTTCGATCAGCGACGTGTAGCGGGAGAAGATCTCGCGGATTTGGCGCGAGGTGGATTTATACACCTCCATGCGCCCCGGCAACAACGTGAGGTGTGGACACAGGCGTAAGGCGGTTGCCGTTGCCATTGCGCTGCGGACACCGTAGCGTCGGGCAGGATAGTTAGCGGTGCTGATGACGCCACGGCGATCGGCACTCCCACCAATTGCCAGAGGAATATCGCGCAGGCGCGGGTTATCACGCATCTCAATTGCTGCGTAGAAGCAGTCCATATCAACATGAATGATTTTGCGCATACTGGCCCTCTGACAACACTGTATGAATATACAGATCAAAGTCAGTATAGACAAGCTGCGCGATGCCTGCCGCGTTTACTGGGCGATCAGCATCACCAGCTTAAATTCGCTCTGCACGGCAGGGTGGAAAGTCTGTTGATGATAGGCAATATCGCCAAGCGAAGGATGGTGGAAACGTCGCTCGCCGCCTTCACGCGCGGTTACCGCCTGCTGTGACCACCAGAGATTAAACTCACGGCTTTCTTCACACAGCGACATCACGATTTGCCGAACGGCGTCAGTCGGGGCGTAATGGCTTGATTCAGCCCGAAATTCCGCCACCACCCGCTTAGCTCGTTCCGGCCAATTGACCACTAGCGATCGGGCCAGCGGATTCAAGAACATGAAACGCAGCAGGTTCGGCTCGGGATCGTGTCCTAGCCATCCGGCAAACAGCTGTTCCGACGGTGCATTCCACGCCAGCATATTCCAACTGCCATCCAGAAGATACGCAGGACAAGTAATGTGATGCAGGCTAGCGGCAACCTGCGCATCCGGCGACGCTGCCCTACTCTGCTTCTGAGGATCCTTCACGCC
It encodes:
- a CDS encoding helix-turn-helix transcriptional regulator yields the protein MSAHSFIPANSLSGPKALGAFLRALRERTTPEMVGLPASGRRRTSGLRREELAQIARISTTWYTWLEQGRDVSASASALLRVSQALKLEPAEHDYLFSLAGVKDPQKQSRAASPDAQVAASLHHITCPAYLLDGSWNMLAWNAPSEQLFAGWLGHDPEPNLLRFMFLNPLARSLVVNWPERAKRVVAEFRAESSHYAPTDAVRQIVMSLCEESREFNLWWSQQAVTAREGGERRFHHPSLGDIAYHQQTFHPAVQSEFKLVMLIAQ
- the pepD gene encoding beta-Ala-His dipeptidase — its product is MSELSQLSPQPLWDIFAKICSIPHPSYHEEALAEHILEWAKEKGIYTERDQVGNILLRKAATAGMENRKPVVLQAHLDMVPQKNNDTVHDFTTDPIQPYVDGEWLKARGTTLGADNGIGMASALAVLADPSVEHGPLEVLLTMTEEAGMDGAFGLQPNWLQGEILINTDSEEEGEIYMGCAGGIDFITRLPLVRELPPAGYHTLKLTIKGLKGGHSGGDIHLGLGNANKLLARFLFEQAKALDIRILDLNGGTLRNAIPREAFATLSLPAANVEQLKALSQDYLAVLKNELSAVEKNVTVLVEASDSNEHPLTQDSRDRLLALLNATPNGVIRMSDEVKGVVETSLNLGVVTMEDDHAEIICLIRSLIDSGKDAVVGTLTALGQLAGAKTSPKGGYPGWQPDAHSPVMALVRETYQKLFNKTPNIMVIHAGLECGLFKKPYPDMDMVSIGPTITGPHSPDEQVHIGSVDLYWKLLTALLKAIPPRA
- the dinB gene encoding DNA polymerase IV → MRKIIHVDMDCFYAAIEMRDNPRLRDIPLAIGGSADRRGVISTANYPARRYGVRSAMATATALRLCPHLTLLPGRMEVYKSTSRQIREIFSRYTSLIEPLSLDEAYLDVTDSPQCNGSATRIAEDIRRTIADELNLTASAGIAPIKFLAKIASELNKPNGQYVITPEQVDDFLLALPLEKIPGVGKVTAKRLEERGLHTCADVRVYALADLLKEFGKFGRVLWERCQGIDERRISPDRLRKSVGVEKTLAQDIHDWEQCENLIEELYEELEVRLKRVKPDLHIARQGVKLKFDDFQQTTQEHVWPVLNKQDLLKIAQQTWQERRKSRGVRLVGLHVTLLDPQIERQLVFDWG